In the Mauremys mutica isolate MM-2020 ecotype Southern chromosome 13, ASM2049712v1, whole genome shotgun sequence genome, one interval contains:
- the LOC123347372 gene encoding olfactory receptor 14A16-like, whose protein sequence is MSNETTLTEFLLLGFSDVRELQILHFVVFLLIYLAALMGNLLIITAIALDHHLQTPMFFFLVNLSILDFGSISVTIPKSMANSLMNTMVISYPGCISQVFLFLLFGVTDLALLTIMAYDRYVAICQPLHYERVMNRRACAQMAASAWITGIVYSALHTGNTFRLPFCQSNVINQFFCEIPQLLKLTCSDSYLSEVRVIALGVFLSLNCFFFIIVSYVQIFKTVLRIPSEQGRHRALSTCLPHLTVVSLLLFTGIFAYLKPTSSSASGLDLVVGVLYSLVPPVMNPIIYSMRNKEIKAALKKLIVWRLFTKR, encoded by the coding sequence atgtccaatgAAACGACCctgaccgagttccttctcctgggattttCTGACGtacgggagctgcagattttgcactttgtggtgttcctgctgatttacctggcagccctgatggggaatcttctcatcatcacagccaTAGCCCTCGACCACCATCTTCAAACCCCCATGTTCTTCTTCCTGGTGAATCTGTCTATCCTAGACTTCGGTTCCATTTCCGTtaccatccccaaatccatggccaattcCCTCATGAACACAATGGTGATTTCTTATCCTGGATGTATCAGCCaagtctttctctttctcctcttcgGTGTAACTGATCTTGCCTtactcaccatcatggcatacgaccgatatgtcgccatctgtcaaccactgcactatgagagagtgatgaacaggagagcttgtgcccaaatggcagccagtgcctggattacTGGCATTGTCTACTCTGCCCTGCACACTGGCAACACCTTCAGGTTACCCTTCTGCCAGTCCAATGTCATcaaccagttcttctgtgaaatcccccaacTACTCAAGCTCACCTGCTCTGATTCGTACCTCAGTGAAGTTCGGGTTATTGCCTTAGGTGTGTTTTTAAGTttaaactgctttttttttataattgtgtcttatgttcagatcttcaaaactgtgctgagaatcccttctgagcagggccggcatagAGCCCTCTCCACCTGCCttcctcacctcactgtggtctctttgttgcttttcactggcatctttgcctacctgaaacccacctccagctcagcatCAGGTCTGGACCTTGTGGTGGGTGTTCTCTATTCTCTGGTGCCTCCAGTGATGAATcccatcatctacagcatgaggaacaaggagatcaaagctgcATTGAAGAAACTGATTGTGTGGAGGTTATTCACCAAGAGATAA